In Lutra lutra chromosome 13, mLutLut1.2, whole genome shotgun sequence, one genomic interval encodes:
- the SPTLC1 gene encoding serine palmitoyltransferase 1 isoform X5: MATAAEQWVLVEMVQALYEAPAYHLILEGILILWIIRLLFSKTYKLQERSDLTGKEKEELIEEWQPEPLVPPVSKDHPALNYNVVSGPPSHNIVVNGKKCVNFASFNFLGLLDNARVKAAALASLKKYGVGTCGPRGFYGTFETEPPALPFRKGCRPPGATSRCLSTTTWPTWSACCRNRRRKTRRILARPGSPDVSSSWKGCI, encoded by the exons ATGGCGACTGCCGCGGAGCAGTGGGTTCTGGTGGAGATGGTCCAGGCGCTCTACGAG GCTCCTGCTTACCACCTTATTTTGGAAGGCATTCTAATTCTCTGGATAATCAGACTTCTGTTCTCTAAAACGTACAAATTACAAGAACGATCTGATCTTACAGGCAAG GAAAAGGAAGAATTGATTGAAGAGTGGCAGCCGGAACCTCTTGTTCCTCCCGTCTCGAAAGACCATCCTGCTCTCAACTACAACGTCGTTTCAGG gccccccagccaCAACATTGTGgtgaatggaaagaaatgtgTCAACTTTgcctcctttaatttcctgggaTTGCTGGATAACGCTCGGGTCAAG GCGGCGGCTTTGGCATCTCTGAAGAAGTACGGCGTGGGCACTTGCGGACCTAGAGGATTCTATGGCACGTTCG agacagagccgccTGCTTTGCCATTCAGAAAGGGTTGCAGGCCTCCCGGAGCGACATCAAGGTGTTTGAGCACAACGACATGGCCGACCTGGAGCGCCTGCTGCAGGAACAGGAGGCGGAAGACCAGAAG aatccTCGCAAGGCCCGGGTCACCCGACGTTTCATCATCGTGGAAGGGCTGTATATGA